In the genome of Lathyrus oleraceus cultivar Zhongwan6 chromosome 4, CAAS_Psat_ZW6_1.0, whole genome shotgun sequence, the window NNNNNNNNNNNNNNNNNNNNNNNNNNNNNNNNNNNNNNNNNNNNNNNNNNNNNNNNNNNNNNNNNNNNNNNNNNNNNNNNNNNNNNNNNNNNNNNNNNNNNNNNNNNNNNNNNNNNNNNNNNNNNNNNNNNNNNNNNNNNNNNNNNNNNNNNNNNNNNNNNNNNNNNNNNNNNNNNNNNNNNNNNNNNNNNNNNNNNNNNNNNNNNNNNNNNNNNNNNNNNNNNNNNNNNNNNNNNNNNNNNNNNNNNNNNNNNNNNNNNNNNNNNNNNNNNNNNNNNNNNNNNNNNNNNNNNNNNNNNNNNNNNNNNNNNNNNNNNNNNNNNNNNNNNNNNNNNNNNNNNNNNNNNNNNNNNNNNNNNNNNNNNNNNNNNNNNNNNNNNNNNNNNNNNNNNNNNNNNNNNNNNNNNNNNNNNNNNNNNNNNNNNNNNNNNNNNNNNNNNNNNNNNNNNNNNNNNNNNNNNNNNNNNNNNNNNNNNNNNNNNNNNNNNNNNNNNNNNNNNNNNNNNNNNNNNNNNNNNNNNNNNNNNNNNNNNNNNNNNNNNNNNNNNNNNNNNNNNNNNNNNNNNNNNNNNNNNNNNNNNNNNNNNNNNNNNNNNNNNNNNNNNNNNNNNNNNNNNNNNNNNNNNNNNNNNNNNNNNNNNNNNNNNNNNNNNNNNNNNNNNNNNNNNNNNNNNNNNNNNNNNNNNNNNNNNNNNNNNNNNNNNNNNNNNNNNNNNNNNNNNNNNNNNNNNNNNNNNNNNNNNNNNNNNNNNNNNNNNNNNNNNNNNNNNNNNNNNNNNNNNNNNNNNNNNNNNNNNNNNNNNNNNNNNNNNNNNNNNNNNNNNNNNNNNNNNNNNNNNNNNNNNNNNNNNNNNNNNNNNNNNNNNNNNNNNNNNNNNNNNNNNNNNNNNNNNNNNNNNNNNNNNNNNNNNNNNNNNNNNNNNNNNNNNNNNNNNNNNNNNNNNNNNNNNNNNNNNNNNNNNNNNNNNNNNNNNNNNNNNNNNNNNNNNNNNNNNNNNNNNNNNNNNNNNNNNNNNNNNNNNNNNNNNNNNNNNNNNNNNNNNNNNNNNNNNNNNNNNNNNNNNNNNNNNNNNNNNNNNNNNNNNNNNNNNNNNNNNNNNNNNNNNNNNNNNNNNNNNNNNNNNNNNNNNNNNNNNNNNNNNNNNNNNNNNNNNNNNNNNNNNNNNNNNNNNNNNNNNNNNNNNNNNNNNNNNNNNNNNNNNNNNNNNNNNNNNNNNNNNNNNNNNNNNNNNNNNNNNNNNNNNNNNNNNNNNNNNNNNNNNNNNNNNNNNNNNNNNNNNNNNNNNNNNNNNNNNNNNNNNNNNNNNNNNNNNNNNNNNNNNNNNNNNNNNNNNNNNNNNNNNNNNNNNNNNNNNNNNNNNNNNNNNNNNNNNNNNNNNNNNNNNNNNNNNNNNNNNNNNNNNNNNNNNNNNNNNNNNNNNNNNNNNNNNNNNNNNNNNNNNNNNNNNNNNNNNNNNNNNNNNNNNNNNNNNNNNNNNNNNNNNNNNNNNNNNNNNNNNNNNNNNNNNNNNNNNNNNNNNNNNNNNNNNNNNNNNNNNNNNNNNNNNNNNNNNNNNNNNNNNNNNNNNNNNNNNNNNNNNNNNNNNNNNNNNNNNNNNNNNNNNNNNNNNNNNNNNNNNNNNNNNNNNNNNNNNNNNNNNNNNNNNNNNNNNNNNNNNNNNNNNNNNNNNNNNNNNNNNNNNNNNNNNNNNNNNNNNNNNNNNNNNNNNNNNNNNNNNNNNNNNNNNNNNNNNNNNNNNNNNNNNNNNNNNNNNNNNNNNNNNNNNNNNNNNNNNNNNNNNNNNNNNNNNNNNNNNNNNNNNNNNNNNNNNNNNNNNNNNNNNNNNNNNNNNNNNNNNNNNNNNNNNNNNNNNNNNNNNNNNNNNNNNNNNNNNNNNNNNNNNNNNNNNNNNNNNNNNNNNNNNNNNNNNNNNNNNNNNNNNNNNNNNNNNNNNNNNNNNNNNNNNNNNNNNNNNNNNNNNNNNNNNNNNNNNNNNNNNNNNNNNNNNNNNNNNNNNNNNNNNNNNNNNNNNNNNNNNNNNNNNNNNNNNNNNNNNNNNNNNNNNNNNNNNNNNNNNNNNNNNNNNNNNNNNNNNNNNNNNNNNNNNNNNNNNNNNNNNNNNNNNNNNNNNNNNNNNNNNNNNNNNNNNNNNNNNNNNNNNNNNNNNNNNNNNNNNNNNNNNNNNNNNNNNNNNNNNNNNNNNNNNNNNNNNNNNNNNNNNNNNNNNNNNNNNNNNNNNNNNNNNNNNNNNNNNNNNNNNNNNNNNNNNNNNNNNNNNNNNNNNNNNNNNNNNNNNNNNNNNNNNNNNNNNNNNNNNNNNNNNNNNNNNNNNNNNNNNNNNNNNNNNNNNNNNNNNNNNNNNNNNNNNNNNNNNNNNNNNNNNNNNNNNNNNNNNNNNNNNNNNNNNNNNNNNNNNNNNNNNNNNNNNNNNNNNNNNNNNNNNNNNNNNNNNNNNNNNNNNNNNNNNNNNNNNNNNNNNNNNNNNNNNNNNNNNNNNNNNNNNNNNNNNNNNNNNNNNNNNNNNNNNNNNNNNNNNNNNNNNNNNNNNNNNNNNNNNNNNNNNNNNNNNNNNNNNNNNNNNNNNNNNNNNNNNNNNNNNNNNNNNNNNNNNNNNNNNNNNNNNNNNNNNNNNNNNNNNNNNNNNNNNNNNNNNNNNNNNNNNNNNNNNNNNNNNNNNNNNNNNNNNNNNNNNNNNNNNNNNNNNNNNNNNNNNNNNNNNNNNNNNNNNNNNNNNNNNNNNNNNNNNNNNNNNNNNNNNNNNNNNNNNNNNNNNNNNNNNNNNNNNNNNNNNNNNNNNNNNNNNNNNNNNNNNNNNNNNNNNNNNNNNNNNNNNNNNNNNNNNNNNNNNNNNNNNNNNNNNNNNNNNNNNNNNNNNNNNNNNNNNNNNNNNNNNNNNNNNNNNNNNNNNNNNNNNNNNNNNNNNNNNNNNNNNNNNNNNNNNNNNNNNNNNNNNNNNNNNNNNNNNNNNNNNNNNNNNNNNNNNNNNNNNNNNNNNNNNNNNNNNNNNNNNNNNNNNNNNNNNNNNNNNNNNNNNNNNNNNNNNNNNNNNNNNNNNNNNNNNNNNNNNNNNNNNNNNNNNNNNNNNNNNNNNNNNNNNNNNNNNNNNNNNNNNNNNNNNNNNNNNNNNNNNNNNNNNNNNNNNNNNNNNNNNNNNNNNNNNNNNNNNNNNNNNNNNNNNNNNNNNNNNNNNNNNNNNNNNNNNNNNNNNNNNNNNNNNNNNNNNNNNNNNNNNNNNNNNNNNNNNNNNNNNNNNNNNNNNNNNNNNNNNNNNNNNNNNNNNNNNNNNNNNNNNNNNNNNNNNNNNNNNNNNNNNNNNNNNNNNNNNNNNNNNNNNNNNNNNNNNNNNNNNNNNNNNNNNNNNNNNNNNNNNNNNNNNNNNNNNNNNNNNNNNNNNNNNNNNNNNNNNNNNNNNNNNNNNNNNNNNNNNNNNNNNNNNNNNNNNNNNNNNNNNNNNNNNNNNNNNNNNNNNNNNNNNNNNNNNNNNNNNNNNNNNNNNNNNNNNNNNNNNNNNNNNNNNNNNNNNNNNNNNNNNNNNNNNNNNNNNNNNNNNNNNNNNNNNNNNNNNNNNNNNNNNNNNNNNNNNNNNNNNNNNNNNNNNNNNNNNNNNNNNNNNNNNNNNNNNNNNNNNNNNNNNNNNNNNNNNNNNNNNNNNNNNNNNNNNNNNNNNNNNNNNNNNNNNNNNNNNNNNNNNNNNNNNNNNNNNNNNNNNNNNNNNNNNNNNNNNNNNNNNNNNNNNNNNNNNNNNNNNNNNNNNNNNNNNNNNNNNNNNNNNNNNNNNNNNNNNNNNNNNNNNNNNNNNNNNNNNNNNNNNNNNNNNNNNNNNNNNNNNNNNNNNNNNNNNNNNNNNNNNNNNNNNNNNNNNNNNNNNNNNNNNNNNNNNNNNNNNNNNNNNNNNNNNNNNNNNNNNNNNNNNNNNNNNNNNNNNNNNNNNNNNNNNNNNNNNNNNNNNNNNNNNNNNNNNNNNNNNNNNNNNNNNNNNNNNNNNNNNNNNNNNNNNNNNNNNNNNNNNNNNNNNNNNNNNNNNNNNNNNNNNNNNNNNNNNNNNNNNNNNNNNNNNNNNNNNNNNNNNNNNNNNNNNNNNNNNNNNNNNNNNNNNNNNNNNNNNNNNNNNNNNNNNNNNNNNNNNNNNNNNNNNNNNNNNNNNNNNNNNNNNNNNNNNNNNNNNNNNNNNNNNNNNNNNNNNNNNNNNNNNNNNNNNNNNNNNNNNNNNNNNNNNNNNNNNNNNNNNNNNNNNNNNNNNNNNNNNNNNNNNNNNNNNNNNNNNNNNNNNNNNNNNNNNNNNNNNNNNNNNNNNNNNNNNNNNNNNNNNNNNNNNNNNNNNNNNNNNNNNNNNNNNNNNNNNNNNNNNNNNNNNNNNNNNNNNNNNNNNNNNNNNNNNNNNNNNNNNNNNNNNNNNNNNNNNNNNNNNNNNNNNNNNNNNNNNNNNNNNNNNNNNNNNNNNNNNNNNNNNNNNNNNNNNNNNNNNNNNNNNNNNNNNNNNNNNNNNNNNNNNNNNNNNNNNNNNNNNNNNNNNNNNNNNNNNNNNNNNNNNNNNNNNNNNNNNNNNNNNNNNNNNNNNNNNNNNNNNNNNNNNNNNNNNNNNNNNNNNNNNNNNNNNNNNNNNNNNNNNNNNNNNNNNNNNNNNNNNNNNNNNNNNNNNNNNNNNNNNNNNNNNNNNNNNNNNNNNNNNNNNNNNNNNNNNNNNNNNNNNNNNNNNNNNNNNNNNNNNNNNNNNNNNNNNNNNNNNNNNNNNNNNNNNNNNNNNNNNNNNNNNNNNNNNNNNNNNNNNNNNNNNNNNNNNNNNNNNNNNNNNNNNNNNNNNNNNNNNNNNNNNNNNNNNNNNNNNNNNNNNNNNNNNNNNNNNNNNNNNNNNNNNNNNNNNNNNNNNNNNNNNNNNNNNNNNNNNNNNNNNNNNNNNNNNNNNNNNNNNNNNNNNNNNNNNNNNNNNNNNNNNNNNNNNNNNNNNNNNNNNNNNNNNNNNNNNNNNNNNNNNNNNNNNNNNNNNNNNNNNNNNNNNNNNNNNNNNNNNNNNNNNNNNNNNNNNNNNNNNNNNNNNNNNNNNNNNNNNNNNNNNNNNNNNNNNNNNNNNNNNNNNNNNNNNNNNNNNNNNNNNNNNNNNNNNNNNNNNNNNNNNNNNNNNNNNNNNNNNNNNNNNNNNNNNNNNNNNNNNNNNNNNNNNNNNNNNNNNNNNNNNNNNNNNNNNNNNNNNNNNNNNNNNNNNNNNNNNNNNNNNNNNNNNNNNNNNNNNNNNNNNNNNNNNNNNNNNNNNNNNNNNNNNNNNNNNNNNNNNNNNNNNNNNNNNNNNNNNNNNNNNNNNNNNNNNNNNNNNNNNNNNNNNNNNNNNNNNNNNNNNNNNNNNNNNNNNNNNNNNNNNNNNNNNNNNNNNNNNNNNNNNNNNNNNNNNNNNNNNNNNNNNNNNNNNNNNNNNNNNNNNNNNNNNNNNNNNNNNNNNNNNNNNNNNNNNNNNNNNNNNNNNNNNNNNNNNNNNNNNNNNNNNNNNNNNNNNNNNNNNNNNNNNNNNNNNNNNNNNNNNNNNNNNNNNNNNNNNNNNNNNNNNNNNNNNNNNNNNNNNNNNNNNNNNNNNNNNNNNNNNNNNNNNNNNNNNNNNNNNNNNNNNNNNNNNNNNNNNNNNNNNNNNNNNNNNNNNNNNNNNNNNNNNNNNNNNNNNNNNNNNNNNNNNNNNNNNNNNNNNNNNNNNNNNNNNNNNNNNNNNNNNNNNNNNNNNNNNNNNNNNNNNNNNNNNNNNNNNNNNNNNNNNNNNNNNNNNNNNNNNNNNNNNNNNNNNNNNNNNNNNNNNNNNNNNNNNNNNNNNNNNNNNNNNNNNNNNNNNNNNNNNNNNNNNNNNNNNNNNNNNNNNNNNNNNNNNNNNNNNNNNNNNNNNNNNNNNNNNNNNNNNNNNNNNNNNNNNNNNNNNNNNNNNNNNNNNNNNNNNNNNNNNNNNNNNNNNNNNNNNNNNNNNNNNNNNNNNNNNNNNNNNNNNNNNNNNNNNNNNNNNNNNNNNNNNNNNNNNNNNNNNNNNNNNNNNNNNNNNNNNNNNNNNNNNNNNNNNNNNNNNNNNNNNNNNNNNNNNNNNNNNNNNNNNNNNNNNNNNNNNNNNNNNNNNNNNNNNNNNNNNNNNNNNNNNNNNNNNNNNNNNNNNNNNNNNNNNNNNNNNNNNNNNNNNNNNNNNNNNNNNNNNNNNNNNNNNNNNNNNNNNNNNNNNNNNNNNNNNNNNNNNNNNNNNNNNNNNNNNNNNNNNNNNNNNNNNNNNNNNNNNNNNNNNNNNNNNNNNNNNNNNNNNNNNNNNNNNNNNNNNNNNNNNNNNNNNNNNNNNNNNNNNNNNNNNNNNNNNNNNNNNNNNNNNNNNNNNNNNNNNNNNNNNNNNNNNNNNNNNNNNNNNNNNNNNNNNNNNNNNNNNNNNNNNNNNNNNNNNNNNNNNNNNNNNNNNNNNNNNNNNNNNNNNNNNNNNNNNNNNNNNNNNNNNNNNNNNNNNNNNNNNNNNNNNNNNNNNNNNNNNNNNNNNNNNNNNNNNNNNNNNNNNNNNNNNNNNNNNNNNNNNNNNNNNNNNNNNNNNNNNNNNNNNNNNNNNNNNNNNNNNNNNNNNNNNNNNNNNNNNNNNNNNNNNNNNNNNNNNNNNNNNNNNNNNNNNNNNNNNNNNNNNNNNNNNNNNNNNNNNNNNNNNNNNNNNNNNNNNNNNNNNNNNNNNNNNNNNNNNNNNNNNNNNNNNNNNNNNNNNNNNNNNNNNNNNNNNNNNNNNNNNNNNNNNNNNNNNNNNNNNNNNNNNNNNNNNNNNNNNNNNNNNNNNNNNNNNNNNNNNNNNNNNNNNNNNNNNNNNNNNNNNNNNNNNNNNNNNNNNNNNNNNNNNNNNNNNNNNNNNNNNNNNNNNNNNNNNNNNNNNNNNNNNNNNNNNNNNNNNNNNNNNNNNNNNNNNNNNNNNNNNNNNNNNNNNNNNNNNNNNNNNNNNNNNNNNNNNNNNNNNNNNNNNNNNNNNNNNNNNNNNNNNNNNNNNNNNNNNNNNNNNNNNNNNNNNNNNNNNNNNNNNNNNNNNNNNNNNNNNNNNNNNNNNNNNNNNNNNNNNNNNNNNNNNNNNNNNNNNNNNNNNNNNNNNNNNNNNNNNNNNNNNNNNNNNNNNNNNNNNNNNNNNNNNNNNNNNNNNNNNNNNNNNNNNNNNNNNNNNNNNNNNNNNNNNNNNNNNNNNNNNNNNNNNNNNNNNNNNNNNNNNNNNNNNNNNNNNNNNNNNNNNNNNNNNNNNNNNNNNNNNNNNNNNNNNNNNNNNNNNNNNNNNNNNNNNNNNNNNNNNNNNNNNNNNNNNNNNNNNNNNNNNNNNNNNNNNNNNNNNNNNNNNNNNNNNNNNNNNNNNNNNNNNNNNNNNNNNNNNNNNNNNNNNNNNNNNNNNNNNNNNNNNNNNNNNNNNNNNNNNNNNNNNNNNNNNNNNNNNNNNNNNNNNNNNNNNNNNNNNNNNNNNNNNNNNNNNNNNNNNNNNNNNNNNNNNNNNNNNNNNNNNNNNNNNNNNNNNNNNNNNNNNNNNNNNNNNNNNNNNNNNNNNNNNNNNNNNNNNNNNNNNNNNNNNNNNNNNNNNNNNNNNNNNNNNNNNNNNNNNNNNNNNNNNNNNNNNNNNNNNNNNNNNNNNNNNNNNNNNNNNNNNNNNNNNNNNNNNNNNNNNNNNNNNNNNNNNNNNNNNNNNNNNNNNNNNNNNNNNNNNNNNNNNNNNNNNNNNNNNNNNNNNNNNNNNNNNNNNNNNNNNNNNNNNNNNNNNNNNNNNNNNNNNNNNNNNNNNNNNNNNNNNNNNNNNNNNNNNNNNNNNNNNNNNNNNNNNNNNNNNNNNNNNNNNNNNNNNNNNNNNNNNNNNNNNNNNNNNNNNNNNNNNNNNNNNNNNNNNNNNNNNNNNNNNNNNNNNNNNNNNNNNNNNNNNNNNNNNNNNNNNNNNNNNNNNNNNNNNNNNNNNNNNNNNNNNNNNNNNNNNNNNNNNNNNNNNNNNNNNNNNNNNNNNNNNNNNNNNNNNNNNNNNNNNNNNNNNNNNNNNNNNNNNNNNNNNNNNNNNNNNNNNNNNNNNNNNNNNNNNNNNNNNNNNNNNNNNNNNNNNNNNNNNNNNNNNNNNNNNNNNNNNNNNNNNNNNNNNNNNNNNNNNNNNNNNNNNNNNNNNNNNNNNNNNNNNNNNNNNNNNNNNNNNNNNNNNNNNNNNNNNNNNNNNNNNNNNNNNNNNNNNNNNNNNNNNNNNNNNNNNNNNNNNNNNNNNNNNNNNNNNNNNNNNNNNNNNNNNNNNNNNNNNNNNNNNNNNNNNNNNNNNNNNNNNNNNNNNNNNNNNNNNNNNNNNNNNNNNNNNNNNNNNNNNNNNNNNNNNNNNNNNNNNNNNNNNNNNNNNNNNNNNNNNNNNNNNNNNNNNNNNNNNNNNNNNNNNNNNNNNNNNNNNNNNNNNNNNNNNNNNNNNNNNNNNNNNNNNNNNNNNNNNNNNNNNNNNNNNNNNNNNNNNNNNNNNNNNNNNNNNNNNNNNNNNNNNNNNNNNNNNNNNNNNNNNNNNNNNNNNNNNNNNNNNNNNNNNNNNNNNNNNNNNNNNNNNNNNNNNNNNNNNNNNNNNNNNNNNNNNNNNNNNNNNNNNNNNNNNNNNNNNNNNNNNNNNNNNNNNNNNNNNNNNNNNNNNNNNNNNNNNNNNNNNNNNNNNNNNNNNNNNNNNNNNNNNNNNNNNNNNNNNNNNNNNNNNNNNNNNNNNNNNNNNNNNNNNNNNNNNNNNNNNNNNNNNNNNNNNNNNNNNNNNNNNNNNNNNNNNNNNNNNNNNNNNNNNNNNNNNNNNNNNNNNNNNNNNNNNNNNNNNNNNNNNNNNNNNNNNNNNNNNNNNNNNNNNNNNNNNNNNNNNNNNNNNNNNNNNNNNNNNNNNNNNNNNNNNNNNNNNNNNNNNNNNNNNNNNNNNNNNNNNNNNNNNNNNNNNNNNNNNNNNNNNNNNNNNNNNNNNNNNNNNNNNNNNNNNNNNNNNNNNNNNNNNNNNNNNNNNNNNNNNNNNNNNNNNNNNNNNNNNNNNNNNNNNNNNNNNNNNNNNNNNNNNNNNNNNNNNNNNNNNNNNNNNNNNNNNNNNNNNNNNNNNNNNNNNNNNNNNNNNNNNNNNNNNNNNNNNNNNNNNNNNNNNNNNNNNNNNNNNNNNNNNNNNNNNNNNNNNNNNNNNNNNNNNNNNNNNNNNNNNNNNNNNNNNNNNNNNNNNNNNNNNNNNNNNNNNNNNNNNNNNNNNNNNNNNNNNNNNNNNNNNNNNNNNNNNNNNNNNNNNNNNNNNNNNNNNNNNNNNNNNNNNNNNNNNNNNNNNNNNNNNNNNNNNNNNNNNNNNNNNNNNNNNNNNNNNNNNNNNNNNNNNNNNNNNNNNNNNNNNNNNNNNNNNNNNNNNNNNNNNNNNNNNNNNNNNNNNNNNNNNNNNNNNNNNNNNNNNNNNNNNNNNNNNNNNNNNNNNNNNNNNNNNNNNNNNNNNNNNNNNNNNNNNNNNNNNNNNNNNNNNNNNNNNNNNNNNNNNNNNNNNNNNNNNNNNNNNNNNNNNNNNNNNNNNNNNNNNNNNNNNNNNNNNNNNNNNNNNNNNNNNNNNNNNNNNNNNNNNNNNNNNNNNNNNNNNNNNNNNNNNNNNNNNNNNNNNNNNNNNNNNNNNNNNNNNNNNNNNNNNNNNNNNNNNNNNNNNNNNNNNNNNNNNNNNNNNNNNNNNNNNNNNNNNNNNNNNNNNNNNNNNNNNNNNNNNNNNNNNNNNNNNNNNNNNNNNNNNNNNNNNNNNNNNNNNNNNNNNNNNNNNNNNNNNNNNNNNNNNNNNNNNNNNNNNNNNNNNNNNNNNNNNNNNNNNNNNNNNNNNNNNNNNNNNNNNNNNNNNNNNNNNNNNNNNNNNNNNNNNNNNNNNNNNNNNNNNNNNNNNNNNNNNNNNNNNNNNNNNNNNNNNNNNNNNNNNNNNNNNNNNNNNNNNNNNNNNNNNNNNNNNNNNNNNNNNNNNNNNNNNNNNNNNNNNNNNNNNNNNNNNNNNNNNNNNNNNNNNNNNNNNNNNNNNNNNNNNNNNNNNNNNNNNNNNNNNNNNNNNNNNNNNNNNNNNNNNNNNNNNNNNNNNNNNNNNNNNNNNNNNNNNNNNNNNNNNNNNNNNNNNNNNNNNNNNNNNNNNNNNNNNNNNNNNNNNNNNNNNNNNNNNNNNNNNNNNNNNNNNNNNNNNNNNNNNNNNNNNNNNNNNNNNNNNNNNNNNNNNNNNNNNNNNNNNNNNNNNNNNNNNNNNNNNNNNNNNNNNNNNNNNNNNNNNNNNNNNNNNNNNNNNNNNNNNNNNNNNNNNNNNNNNNNNNNNNNNNNNNNNNNNNNNNNNNNNNNNNNNNNNNNNNNNNNNNNNNNNNNNNNNNNNNNNNNNNNNNNNNNNNNNNNNNNNNNNNNNNNNNNNNNNNNNNNNNNNNNNNNNNNNNNNNNNNNNNNNNNNNNNNNNNNNNNNNNNNNNNNNNNNNNNNNNNNNNNNNNNNNNNNNNNNNNNNNNNNNNNNNNNNNNNNNNNNNNNNNNNNNNNNNNNNNNNNNNNNNNNNNNNNNNNNNNNNNNNNNNNNNNNNNNNNNNNNNNNNNNNNNNNNNNNNNNNNNNNNNNNNNNNNNNNNNNNNNNNNNNNNNNNNNNNNNNNNNNNNNNNNNNNNNNNNNNNNNNNNNNNNNNNNNNNNNNNNNNNNNNNNNNNNNNNNNNNNNNNNNNNNNNNNNNNNNNNNNNNNNNNNNNNNNNNNNNNNNNNNNNNNNNNNNNNNNNNNNNNNNNNNNNNNNNNNNNNNNNNNNNNNNNNNNNNNNNNNNNNNNNNNNNNNNNNNNNNNNNNNNNNNNNNNNNNNNNNNNNNNNNNNNNNNNNNNNNNNNNNNNNNNNNNNNNNNNNNNNNNNNNNNNNNNNNNNNNNNNNNNNNNNNNNNNNNNNNNNNNNNNNNNNNNNNNNNNNNNNNNNNNNNNNNNNNNNNNNNNNNNNNNNNNNNNNNNNNNNNNNNNNNNNNNNNNNNNNNNNNNNNNNNNNNNNNNNNNNNNNNNNNNNNNNNTACTACCGCTACTTCGCTTCGTCCTCAACCCCCAACACCACCACCGGCACCACATTCCAATAATCAACCCCAATCAAACCGAACAACAAAGGGATCATCATAGGAGGAAAGGTGAACCGTTAGCACCATCAAATCGACGCTATCGTTTCTAATCTAGATTACTCCCTAACACTCCCTCTCCATACGCTCTTCTCTACTTTCGGCCGCATCGCGCGTGTACACCGTTCTCAAAGACCGTCACACGCGCCTAAGCCGCGGTTGTCGCGTATGTCCAATTCGTTTCTCGTAATGACGCCCAACGCGTCGTGGCGGAGATGAATAAGAAGATTCTCAATGGAAGGACTCTAATTGCTTCTATTGCTGCTGATAATGGACGTGCTCCGGAGTTTTATTCGGAAGCGCGTGTACAATACTGAGACTGCTTTGTGTTATGAGTGTTGGGGGCATGGTCATTTGTCGTATGAGTGTCCTAATAATCAGTTGGGGTCAAGGCAGCGGCCTCAGCCTAAGAAGCCGCGACGGGGATTTAGTGGGCTGAGGGATAGGGATGGGGAGGAGGAAGGTGATGAGGAGAGGAGGAGGGAGGGTGGTCAGATTACTGCGGAGCAGTTTGACGATAATTGGGCTTCTGTTGTGGATGATGAAGCGGGTGAAAGGTTGCTGGGGAGAACAGAAATGATGATGAGGGTTGGACAACAACAAGACGAAGAGAAAGGGAAGAAGCCTGGGTATTTCAGTGATGAGAgtgatcatgatgatgatgattgatcatAACTATGTAGCATGACACTTCAGATTGAAGGTGTGTGTTTGGTTATTCCGCATTACCGCATTATTCAACTAGTCCTGTGTGTCGTGTCTATATATGTGCCAGTGTTTCATAGATCTAAAGGCAATTTTTGTTTTTATCAGATATGGTGTATTGATTAAATTGTttattgtcgcatccgcgaaaacaaccggcgggctgaaacaaaaaacaacagagccgccaccgtgtgtttatttatcccaaaaagggaaggaaacgctcagagtaaacttggaaaggaaatgtctcgtgaccaaagagaaagggtacgggagtcggttacgcaaggggaaggtattagcacccctcacgtccgtcgtactcgacgggatccacgctctaaagaaaGAAAAGTTGCTAAACAAACCCTGCTCAAAGAatacacacacgcacacatacTAACAAAAAGATGGGAAGAAGGAggaaggtaactcggcaggatatcgcatccggtcctacgtagtttgtcagaaacaaacatcagagtcaacgtagttcgggacaaggggaaacgtgctcgataggatatcgcatcctatgcctttgtatctcatctggattgagaatcagagctaccgtagttcgctcacgcacgccaaacaaaacaaaacgcacacaggaaaccgactgccaatcgctggacttatgtcagactccacacatATGGCAAACATGGGtcccgaatgccaatcactggacttatatcagcgcccgaaccaacaaaccccactggaacccgaatgccaatcactggacttatatcagcttccaagccacaacaaccaaacaagttaatagggagtctggaactcgagcctatactgtcaagcacacactcaagaaacaacaaacaacagttactaaggagtcgggaactcgagcctagcaactgtcaaagcaactcacacaaaaaagaaaggtttgcccggagagatctcgcacgacctcctgcctacgtacctcatctggcatgaggatcagggcaacgtagttccccttaacaggggagaaactttctcctaaccagagactgggaaatgacaaactaaagggagactgactcgagcctaatagttatcatgtattccacaatggtcctaggttgagttttctatctaccTGCACAGGCTGCTGGCTAATCCTAAACAGCAAAGCAAGGCATACAAGCACAAGCAAAAcaagcaaacattcacaattagcacacactatatacagacaaagcgggctcacacaaggttaggctgcaaaagcaagccaagTGTATCAGGTGAtgatttgctcttaaccctaacattgagagttagggtgaagcgcagatgaaatgggaagtgaggatgagacctcacagctcttatccctggccagggagagcttcagacaaatgaagtGTGGTTCAGAAAGTGGAACCCTTCTACActatgacactgactcaactgtacaactgtacaaggatcttgggttggtatccccatgcatcaacatgtaatgtgagcaaagggatgacacactgactaacaggagatggattgcacatctcttttatctgtcaattgccttatcaaaggtcttttcctgcttggcacaaatgtaaacaatcacaagcattgcctcaCCCCCCCCCGAGAGCCAAAAAAAAAAGGAGAACCCCCCCCCCCCGGCCCCCCAAAAAggaaaccccccccccccccccactttaggagggcttcagacaggtgcctggccactaacaagccaggtcttccagactacatggagtaagtgatgctatacctcaattggttaatcaaccaagcaacaacacaaagcaagttcacaatgaactatagcaactaaggtacctgaatCAATCTAACATgatcagtacacaactcaaacagttaaacagacaattacaagttaaatagttaactgtacacaagcaatgcatcaagcaaagcataagtCAAGGCTCAACACCAATGACTTagaaaccac includes:
- the LOC127137575 gene encoding U11/U12 small nuclear ribonucleoprotein 31 kDa protein-like, with the translated sequence MDVLRSFIRKRVYNTETALCYECWGHGHLSYECPNNQLGSRQRPQPKKPRRGFSGLRDRDGEEEGDEERRREGGQITAEQFDDNWASVVDDEAGERLLGRTEMMMRVGQQQDEEKGKKPGYFSDESDHDDDD